The following DNA comes from Anastrepha obliqua isolate idAnaObli1 chromosome 1, idAnaObli1_1.0, whole genome shotgun sequence.
TGGCATTGATCAAGGACGTGCGTACGCTGGTGGAACGCCATTGCAAGGATAAGCCGGAGTTAGCAATAACCGGTGAGTCGGTGTTGAAACCGCCCGGTCAGATGCACCCGACATTTCAGGTGTACGACCGCACGATAGTCAAGCAGGAAATCAAGGCAGAGATTGCacgaaaaaattcagaaatcaTACGTGAACAACAACAATTAGATGCAGCCAACGCAGCAAATGCGGCAGAATTATCATCATCCAACAATGCGGTGCCAAATAAAGGTGATATCAATCCTAAATCCAATGTCATATCCATTACAAATGCCACAGATAATGGAGGCGTTATTGTAAAAGAGTGTAAAAAGGAACCTGTGGAGAATGGGACACCGCAGCCAGGTAAGACAGGTAACTATAGTTATGTTGTAAAatagaaagtaatttttatattagggATAGCATTAAAACCGTAGGCAACCAATCTTTAAGTTAGGGCAATATTGATTCTGGCAATCTAAGGGTAGGTAGTAGTAACAAACTCACATTTAGCTCTTGTGTGTAATTCAAATAAAGCTGCAAAATGGTGCACCAACGCTGCTGAAAACGATGCGTAAATAATgctgtttttttcaaattctcaaatttaaattaaaacacgaataCTCGCACGGTAGGTACAAATGTGCGTAGCTGCAAAATGATGCACGAATGCTGCGTGGTTAGTTTATTGTGAAAAGTTGTGTGCTTTGAATTTTGCTACGTAGAACACCTTTAAAAATCTTTCAGCATATGCGATTGcaatttatgctgaaaacgcGAGTTCAAGttctataatttttcttttgttattgtttgtaaattaatttttctatacaTTAATAAGACGTGTATAATTTGCATTCAAAGTGTTTTTGTCTTTTCTTTTCGATATATCGGACTTCctgcattaatttttgaaaggaaatcagaatataattataataatccAATTTTACACACAACATCAACTATTTTGTCTTACTATTGTGTTTTCTCTCCTAGCCACATTCGTATCACCCTCGGACAGCCTTAAGTACCGTCCGCCAAAGAAGATGCACCTGGCTAATGCTGTTGCTGCGGCAGCCAATCAGGCTAACAACACCGTCAGTGTTATCGCATCTTGCTCAAGCTACAATACTGTTACCCCTGGTAGTTCTACcgccacaacaacaacttcgACAGTAACAACGACTGTGGGCTCGAACCAAACTCATTTGCAATCACATATACCGCCACATGCGCATAACGCAAACACAGTTAATACTGCAGAATTCTCTTGCCTCTCACCGAACGAGTCGAAGCTGTCGCCCAATGTGACCGGTACTGGACAGCCGCGTCGTCGACGAACGCGTTGTAAAGTGTGTGCTGCTTGTCAACGTTCCGATTGTGGTGAGTGCAGCTTCTGTTTGGATATGGTGAAATTCGGCGGTCCAGGGCGCGCTAAGCAGACTTGCATGATGCGTCAGTGTCTGTCACCGATGTTACCGGTGACAGCGCAATGTTTTGTTTGTCATTTGGATGGTTGGCGTCAAGTACCCGTGTCGCCTCAAACTAAACAGTTAGCATCGCTAGAAGGACCGTCATCGCTAATGGAATGTTCAGTGTGTTATGAGATTGCGCATCCTGATTGTGCGCTGTCGCTGTTGGATGGCACCGAAGATGCGGCAGATGCTAAGGGTATAATGAATGAGGACTTGCCAAATAGTTGGGAATGTCCGAGCTGTTGTCGATCGGGAAAAAATAATGACTACAAGGTGCGTACATTAATCAtattgaaatacatatataagtttatTTCCTACCAATTAGAAGCAATCAATGATGGCATTACTTTTATTGTAGCCTCGTCACTTTCGAGCACGTCAAAAATCTTCGGAGGTTCGGCGCACTTCAGTGGGAGGTTCAAATATCGTTGCAGTCGGGCATGATCACGACAGCAATCAGTTGCCACCGCCCATTGGACAATATAATGATTTTGTTTTCACAAGTGAATCGGAAATGGAGTCTTGTACAGCAAACGCTGTACATTGGAAGCATGGTGGCAAGCGGCATCACCACCACATTGAAGTGAAGACTGAGCGTAGCTATGATACCTCTTCGCCGGGTATCTCGCCCAACGCAACTAGCGATCGCATAAAGAGGCGTAAGAGTGATGACGGGTTGAGCTTGTGCAGCAGTATGCAGGACAGTATTGATGCGGGTGCATCCATGGATTGCCATGTGGGCGCCGGCAACGGTGGTATTAGCGGTGGCAATGGCACACAAATGTCgcggaaaaaaaattcaatacgtTCACAGTTGGCTCAACAAATGCTCAATTCATCAACGAGAGTACTTAAGAAACCTCAATATGTGGTACGTCCCGCTGGTCACTTATCGTCCAGTGGAAGCGGCTTAACTGGTAGTCACATTAGTGTCGCAAATTTGGCCCTCGATCCAACATTGCTTAAAATCATCTTTCGCTATTTGCCTCAAGAGACCCTAGTCACCTGCTGTTCGGTTTGTAAAGTATGGTCGAATGTGTCCGTAGATCCTGATCTCTGGAAAACAATGAATTGTGCTGAGCACAAGTTGTCTGCTTCACTACTTACGGCGATTGTGCGTCGTCAACCGGAGCACTTAATATTAGACTGgactcaaattgccaaaaggcAGCTAGCCTGGGTAATTGCACGCCTACCGGCACTAAAACATCTCTCGCTGCAGAATTGTCCAATACAGGCGGTGCTGGCTCTACACACTTGCCTCTGCCCGCCATTACAAATACTAGATATGAGCTTTGTGCGTGGTCTTAACGATGCCGCCATTCGGGATATACTGTCGCCTCCCAAGGACTCACGACCCGGCTTAGCAGATTCGAAGACACGACTTCGAGATCTTAAAACTCTAAAATTGGCTGGAACGGATATAACCGATGTGGCGCTGCGCTACATAACGCAAGCTTTGCCGAATCTTGTGAATCTGGATCTCTCATCATGTCAGCGTGTAACAGATGCCGGAGTGGCACAAATTGGCACTTCACCAACGGCCATCGCAAAATTGGTGGAATTGAATTTGAGCTCTTGTCGACTGGTTTCTGAATTTTCATTGGAACACTTAGCTAAATGCGAACAATTGATTTGGTTGGATTTGCGGCACGTACCGTTAGTGCCAACGCAAGCAGTGATAAAGTTTGCAGCCGAATCAAAGCACGATCTCTGTGTGAAAGATGTAAAGCTGGTGGAAAAGCGGCGACCGCAGAAAACGACGCAACCAACAACGGCATCGAGTTTAGGGGGAATGGGTTCAGTAAGCAGTTGGAATGACTGAATGATTGTATGGGTGGATTGCAATTAGATTTTATGAAGTGCAGTGAGGGTACAAAATGttcaatgtaaatatttaagtgAATGACGAGCAtattaattatctttatataagTAAGCAACTAAACTGTAAAAGATTTTTAGCAAGTCCAAAATGGTGTCTGAAAGAATGTAATTTGCAAAAATCaagcataaaataataataatctcatACACGAATCGTAGGTTATTGCTGTTGTGGCAGCTTAGTCCCCATCGCTAGTGGCTATATTTTTAGTAGCTTACCAAGACCAATTGGCATCGTTGATGGCGCCTGGTTCAATAAACGCACTGTTTGCCCTTGGTCAGACCAAATGACCTATTAAGTGGTGCCATACGGCTTTCAGTCGAAAAGGAACGTATTTTGCGTATGTTGATGTTAATCCTGGATAGATAGGAGTTTAAGCTGCAACAATATCCAAAATTCAATTCTGAAAGCAAGCTATGAGCTAGCCAAAGATCTTCGTCGCAATAAGGTGTGATTGGTTGTTGTAAGTTTTGGCCTTACTAAGACCTGTCTAGGTCAGTGTTCCACTAAATGCTATTGACTGAGGTTAACTAACGATAGATCATGCCATTTCGATGGGTTCGGGCCAAAGGGAGAAAGTATTAGATGAGTTGAAGCATGTGAAGAGATAGTTAGTGTCGTGAGGGATATATTCTTCTCTTTATTTCTTGGATATATGTTTTCTATATCGGGGAGCAATCGGGATGAGTAGTAGTTCAACGTGCTACCATATCCAGATCATAATTAAGCCGGCGAATGTGATTGTGTTAGTTCTAATAACGATTGCCCCTcgggaggcaatggcaaacctccgagtgtatttctaccatgaaaatgCTAGGATATACTTGCCGATcgctgtttcatttattttcgccAAAGGGTTTGAGAACTTAGTTGCGGTTATGTACTCTGGTCGCAAACGCGGTTATGTGCACGGAAGAGAAAACTAAAATGTAAAAGAATTTGTTGTGCCGTCAACTTTGATATTATGCTCAAACTTGACTTCCTTTGACCCCATTTCATAGTGGGGAGTGTACGGTTTGTTGCAGTACAGAACGGaaggaacaaaaataaaaccgtTTGCTTTTAAATAGAAAGCGTGAATATCATTACCGACCAGCCTCATCCAACACTCAATAGCATATTCCAATAGTGAAATCTCCTCCAGTAGCGTTGTGTGTATCCTGAATTAAGTACCAAAAGCCTTCGATAAGTTTAAGGCGCCTATGCTTTAGGCCACGATTTATCCTTATATTTATGCTATCGAGTAATATCGTGGTATTGTTTACTTAATGGAAGCCATGGTGGTGCGTTCCCCAACTACAAAATAAATCAGGTTCTTTGCTTTACGGGCAATAGTTTCGGCGATCTAACTTTTTAATCCTAAGCGCTTGCACCCACTCCGCATGTTCAAACTGAATACGTGTACTTGACCTTGACATGGCTTAGCAAGTACTGTTGCTGCAGTGCTGCTACAGCAATAACTAtgtatttttatcataaagaaaaaatgcagCCAAAATTATACACCGAACTTAGGTAAACTTACCCCATTCTCCTATCTTTATCTTTTAGTTTATTCACATCTAGGTTTCtgaatttcattaaataatttgattgaaatataCCAGATTCTCGCGTTTTTCTACTTCGAAATCAAAGTACATAAGTCTAATTTTAAAAACGCACTTCTTCAATAATATGTTTAAGtcactataaaatatttactcctTAACCTTAGCAATTTTTCACGAAACAAAATATCAGGGATGagtaaaagttaaatataataacCAAAGATATGTTTGTTCCATTACAACAACCTGCAGCCATCAACAACACATCATCATATGCATTATCTTAATTTCATTAACCATAATCTCCCACCACTGTCTATTCAATGAATGCTACAGCCCAAGTGTCAACAGCAaggacgaaaaaaattttaaagagcaTTAAAAGACGTCAGATGGAaatgcaaatatacatatgtgtgtgaacGTGTAAGCTTTTCCGCATAGCTTTTAAGAAAttgtatatgcagtacataataaaaattaagccaGGGTATCTACGTAcgattaaaataaaacgaatgAAAAAATACTGCAATTGAAAACACATAAACGGCATAATGTGTCATATtagacatatttttgttttaaaaaatgtatgtacatatgtgtgtgcaaaTGCAGTAATAAAAGCAGTAGTGTGGAAATAATTAAATCGATTTGTTTGGAAACTTAAttgctatgtatgtatatgtagtgtTGTAGTTTTaagcttttataaaaacaaaaaatactattaaaaaaaaattcacttaaatCGTATAATAGTTATAGCacagacatatgtatatacaataatgtataaaattgcaaatataAGTCATGCATGCCATTATGCGTACaaccatacatatgcatgtacatataagcCCCGCGTAAATAACTAAATCAATGTTAAACCGCATGattgtgacaaaaaataactgcaacatttaattatataaacacatttaaTCTTATACTTACTTGCATATGTATTAAATAGTAAACTATGCTATTCGACAAATTGTACATTCAGACACAACGATGTTATACAATATTATTAAGCACTTAATGATTTCATGCAAATGGTTGTCGGCATATTGTTTTAACGATAACGATATGTCATTAATTTGCCGCACAAAATTGGTTAATTCTAGGCAGTAACAATACCTACTAATGTACGCATATGCACTCCAATCATTCAAAAGTTTGAGTTTTAAGTACTTTGTACTTGATTTAAatgcaacaaacaacaaatacaatacgtcatttaaaacaaaatctttttattatttcttacaaATAAGCCGATGATTTGTAAAGAGCAGCCTGAGAGCAGGTGCTTAGGTGCCTAatacatttgttttgtttttatacccgcgcacttGTGTCCAATgatgttataattttgtttacataacGGTTGGATGTAACAGCGTAAAGAAATAGTGATagattttgaagtatttatttatgcCAGAATACTCTGAGTGATGAGAGAAGTTGACTTAGCAATAATTGTTTGTCTGTCCGTGCGCACGATAACTCAGGCAAAACTTAATATAGTTCAATGAAACTTGGCCAAGATCGAAATCGGACAATAAACACGTAAaccatataacggtaatttaaaaaaaagatatcttttATAAACgaacaaaaattgcttaaaatcgGTACAAATTATGAACccaagaaaagaaatacaatacgacgcaagtaaaattttaaaacaattcggAATTTCGTGTAAAGGAACAGACCAAATGTGTAtgcatcaaataaaaaaaaacaaaaaataaaaaaaataattggcgcgtctgttggtgtttggctgagctccttctcctatttgtagtgtgcgtttatatgttgttccacaaatggagggacccacagttttaagccgactccgaacggcagatactttttatgacgagctttttcatggcagaaatacactcgaaggtttgccattggctgtcGAGGagtgactgctattagaaacgatttttacatcattttgctgtttcctgcacggagattcgaacctacgcacttctgaatggtagtcacgcaccaatctatTCGGCTGCGgcgaaatgcaataaatttatattgatGTGAATGCTAACCGTCCAGAGTACGTCTAAAACAAAGAAGGTGTAAATCATCTAGTAAAACTCGCGACGGAAATTCACCATGACAAAATATAATAGGATCTCGTTTGAACCAATTAGCTTTTGCCAGTTTTTTTCTTCGTGAGTTTTAGTACATTAGTTGCAGCTTCTCGATTTTAGACGTTCTCTGAACCGAAAGTTTTCTTatgaatttatttctgaaaacaTTCACAAGTCACTCGGAattcattttagaaaaaaagggtGAAAATGAAACACAGATCTCGTCATGCCGGTTATACGTAACCGGAACAATCCGTATTTACTATACATCcgcccaaggactgtcacttcagccgCATttctcgtatatgtatgggaaatgttcatgctgctacaacaacaatatagaATAAGCAAGAGTATCCAGTAAGCCAAGAATATCGAATAAATTGAGCACACATACAACTGCACACAGCGGtctgtttattttctgtactgacTTCACTCAATTGTCAAATTCGCCAAAAATACACCCACAGTTTTTGGAAGGCGCAACCTCCGGTATTCTCTACACCGTGGATTTACAACGAGTTTCATGGGAATTCACTCGGAAGGGAATTACAGAGTCTGCTTTAATATCCGGGATGTTTTAACgtataagtaaacaaaaaagtttcttCTAAACAGGGAATGAATAAGGAAATGCagccaatacaaaaaaattcaatacgcAATTGAGATGGAGCgcaaaaagtaagtaaatttcataataaatgcgaatttattgtttttagttaaaaaagttaagCTCTATTGGAACCAAGTTGTTGCTTAATTGTAAATTGGAATTTAAAGGTGAGTCTGATCTGAAAAAAATCCATTCTTTGGGGCAAAGGAAAAATCTCCGAAGCGGATTTTAAACATGGTCGCAATCTACAACCGTTAAAAAGTACTTAAGAACATCTTGCGTTTTAGGAGAAGtactgatatttttgtgagaaatataCTTAAGCACGATTCGGTCTTCgaccaaaattttgtgaattgtttttttgttttatattgtaactggtaagtaagtaaaaaaataaagtgtgtGAAGCATTCCTACAGCATTTGACCATTGTCGAAACGATTCGAAAGAGAAAAATCGCACCCCAGCTCTTCGAAAAGCAATCATAGAGGTACAAAGACCGGATTATACTGTTTCAACACAATTAAACGTTTcaaaaacaatgatttttaatgctttgaaatatttttctgagtatAAAACAGcagaaatcattcaaaaaaaaaaaaaaatctcgaaaGACTGCTGGCGAGATTGATAGGTTGACCGTTAGATTGTCGAAACAGGATCCCAGGAAGAATACTGCTGATATCcctgtggaatttttttttcacctgGAAAATCTAATAACAAAATGAACAGTTTCGCTTCGATTAGCAGAAGCAGGGCTTTGCGATCGGCTGGCACGGAAGAGCCATTGGTAACAGCATCGCAACGACAACGCCGAATTGAGGTTGCTCAAGAGCGCATATCCTAGAGTCAAAATCAGTggcattatattttattcagtgataaaacgaaaattaataGAGTTTGTTTAGATGGTAGGAAGTGCGTACGGCTTACGTGCAGCAATCGGCCCCAAGTTTGTCTCACCAATCATAAAACACGGGAGGGGGGCTGGTTTTCGTGGAACGGTATCAAACCAATTCATTGTATTGAAGGAAATATGGGTGTGGTCAAGTACGCTCAAATACTTCAAATTGCGCGGAAGGGAATTCACCGGTGATTtggaattttcaacaaaacaatgATCCGTAGCACTCTTCTCGTGTGGCAAACAAGTCTTTCGAgtagcaaaagtgctttgaaaattgattaaaactaatgcagaagtgtattgaccgcaaagcaaaatattttgaaaaacaacagaaaaaatcatttttattattattttactgtgttttcattattgggcacAAAACATAAAAGGCAACACTCGTACACTAAGAAGAaccattaatttatttttatttttttgtttatggtaGGCTGATATTTCTACAATCGTCGAGTGCACACAATGTCGTTAATTCTATTATTCTTTGAAACACTCTTCCTATTAGGCTAAGATTACTGAGAAATGCACTCCAATTCAAGCAGTTAACTAATTTTTACAGCAAtgcgatttaacaggctgcacacacgaaaaaatgtgtcgttaccttgctcattagtgttaccttgctcattgccgttaccttgaatgaattgcaagcgaaagcgcggaacgaacaaagcaaacgaacggcaacgttcgacatcttgctctctcctacttaagtgagcgtatatatgtatgtatatgcgcatatgtacatatataaattcacgtatttgtatttgcatatgccttcttattgattaagaagaatttaaaataaaaccaagtttgttaataatacctgttgttttaatgttattattttttgacgtgataacgtcttataattctatgtagccggctgcacgcaccaaaaatgcgtcgttaccttgcttgaacagcatattatgttatgttatattatgttatattatgttatattatgttatgttatgttatgttacgttatgttatgttatgttaggttatgttatgttatgttatgttatgttatgttatgttaaagtatattatgttatgttaatgttacctcattctctatatccatacaaaatatctatcaaacaaataaaattaaaattttcttttgaaaaatgcaaccattcaatcagtattttctaatgaagttatcacgttaaactatcgtcagtaaaccgactttacagacaacctctttttttttctttcctacgggtgtatgtatgtaataatttgcatttacatatttatatttgtttatttattataaattaaatataaataaacttgcaaataatttttcattcaggAAACTGGCTGTGTTAGGCCTTCGTTGTAGTTGCAACTACTACTCTGTTCTATCTCTGAATCTTGTTAAACATTACATTATTTTCGATTTATGTATTTCAAGACCTCGCGACTAGCAGTATGAAATGAATGGAAACATTGTTAGGATAAGATAATAAgtgaatgaattaaataaatgcgCATTGCTGCTAACTTCACTggggaaaatttaaatatttaaatcgtAAATTCCATTTCTAATCAAGCCGAACGCGTCAGAAAAAAGGGATCAAATCAGAATGTATAGATTACACACATCTGGGCGTCTGTTTTTTCTGTCGTCAGAAGAATTTCAACATTGGACTTGAAACGccgattgtatattttttatatttattacttaaCTAGACCAACTAGACAGAGACGTTCGAATAATCTTTGCTAAACAAACGTCGACTCATTATCAATAAATCGTTTTCGCACTTAAACTCTTACTACTACCCCTCCCATCCAAATACGTcaatacatatacgtatatacatatatatgtgcatacgaatgtgtttaaaaaaaatgttcgcacATGCatctgaatatacatacatacatacatttatacagcTATGGACAGAAAAATAGCGCACTTTTCTACAATAACGATGATTATTTTTACTGGATGGCCTAGTAAAACAGTTATTCTTGCACAAATCTAGATTATCCAGATTATCACAAAAAAGGcaaactaaataataataaattcaatatctATAATTATGAGCAGctcaaaaatcgaaatttgtcACATTTTGAGCTGCACGCTAAAGTAGCGCACTTCTACTGATCTGttacaaaaacagaaattaaaatttcaaagagaaaattgtcaaaaaaaaaaaaaaaagaacttgaaCGCAAAACTACTAACATTTAGCAAattttacgaacagctgattaaatttttaGCGGAAAGTATcaaaatgagtaaaaatattttcagttgagcaaaaaaacaaaaaagcaaataaaatgcaacatAACGAACTTAGCTtcacaagattttattttgtccacaataatttgttccatttcatcaaGGCTGTCAGATGGAGAATATCCCATTAACAATTGTATTGTTATGGCAATCATAactttcttcatattttatttgctcCCGTctaaacatgtatgtatgtatatacatatattgccaaattagttaataaccaaCAAGTATGGTACAAGCGCAAAACACAAAAGACACCTGCAATGCTTTCGATTTGAATTTCGTGGTTCAGGGGTTTTGTGGCTGTGGTTCAGAAGTGCATACCTCTATAACATTGGACGATTcccatttaatatatataataatataatataactttaaatttataatattttaatataactttATAAATTGTATCTAAAATAATTTGCTTTATCTCAATTTAGAACTTGGAcccaattcgcaaattttaattcgcgtttattttaactttgcgatgagctgtttttctcacttgcaaattcttacaagtacaAATATATCCAGTAAAAGCTTGcgacttcccctcaaaatgaaatctCATGTAGCTCTCTcattttcccctactttgcaagtttttatgAACACCAGAACTTGATAATTTGCAACAATCgtaacaaaatatttgcttcaGGAACCCAACTTGAAATATAACTGCGCTATTTCATTGCTCAATGCAATAATATGGGTTTCGAATAAAATATGGCAAATGGAAgcattaaaaaagctaattggacTTATTGTCCGATAATAGAGAAAAGTAATTCTGAGTGAACATTGGCATAAAAACCGTACGAATATCAATTAATCTTCTAAGCAATAACAATTCGTATGGACAACACCATAAGTGCGCTATTTCCCTGGTCATAGCTGTATAAGTGTAAACCCACACGGCTGATAGTACACCGCTGATAGTAAGCCCACACGGTTCTTGGTACAGTTCGAGTACATGCAAGGGGCAGCGATTTGGCGAAAATACCTAATAGGGAAGACAAGACTGTACGTTGGaatgtacttatgtacatattttgtatatttatcttTTCATTCTAACGCTCATTAATCACCTATGTATGCCTACATTCTATTCTATagcgattttttaacaataattatcACAACATCTGGTGAAATACCTTATTCTATTATTttgtgaatatatgtatacacatgtgccgaatatacaatattttttaccaaCAACACGTTAATGTGCAGAGTTCTCAAGGAGattgaaaatatacatacatacatgcatatattcttTATAAGAGAAAATGAAGAGACTCTGTTGTAGTAAGTattaattaaatagttttttttttgg
Coding sequences within:
- the LOC129245780 gene encoding jmjC domain-containing histone demethylation protein 1 isoform X1; translated protein: MSETGSPGKTQKGGQQQRRQLRERKQRKLYLEEWTLGDDDLEGARGFSVSEKLESSKFAQTSMVREMRGSDLTVGFLQQYGFNIPLLFREKAGLGLRMPDANEFTVNDVRLCVGSRRILDVMDVNTQKNLQMTMKEWQQYYDNPQKDRLLNVISLEFSHTRLDNYVQCPEIVRQIDWVDVVWPKRLKDAQKEGTNVLGEMMYPKVQKYCLMSVKNCYTDFHIDFGGTSVWYHILKGSKVFWLIPPTEKNLQLYEKWVLSGKQADVFFGDTVEKCARVYLTAGNTFFIPTGWIHAVYTPTDTLVFGGNFLHSFGIVKQLKTAQVEDATKVPQKFRYPFFTEMLWYVLARYVYTLLGHSHLEGEPSVSEEEMAKRNHVHLTHYELFGLKEIVMYLYDLPPQKKNVPELVRDPVALIKDVRTLVERHCKDKPELAITGESVLKPPGQMHPTFQVYDRTIVKQEIKAEIARKNSEIIREQQQLDAANAANAAELSSSNNAVPNKGDINPKSNVISITNATDNGGVIVKECKKEPVENGTPQPGKTATFVSPSDSLKYRPPKKMHLANAVAAAANQANNTVSVIASCSSYNTVTPGSSTATTTTSTVTTTVGSNQTHLQSHIPPHAHNANTVNTAEFSCLSPNESKLSPNVTGTGQPRRRRTRCKVCAACQRSDCGECSFCLDMVKFGGPGRAKQTCMMRQCLSPMLPVTAQCFVCHLDGWRQVPVSPQTKQLASLEGPSSLMECSVCYEIAHPDCALSLLDGTEDAADAKGIMNEDLPNSWECPSCCRSGKNNDYKPRHFRARQKSSEVRRTSVGGSNIVAVGHDHDSNQLPPPIGQYNDFVFTSESEMESCTANAVHWKHGGKRHHHHIEVKTERSYDTSSPGISPNATSDRIKRRKSDDGLSLCSSMQDSIDAGASMDCHVGAGNGGISGGNGTQMSRKKNSIRSQLAQQMLNSSTRVLKKPQYVVRPAGHLSSSGSGLTGSHISVANLALDPTLLKIIFRYLPQETLVTCCSVCKVWSNVSVDPDLWKTMNCAEHKLSASLLTAIVRRQPEHLILDWTQIAKRQLAWVIARLPALKHLSLQNCPIQAVLALHTCLCPPLQILDMSFVRGLNDAAIRDILSPPKDSRPGLADSKTRLRDLKTLKLAGTDITDVALRYITQALPNLVNLDLSSCQRVTDAGVAQIGTSPTAIAKLVELNLSSCRLVSEFSLEHLAKCEQLIWLDLRHVPLVPTQAVIKFAAESKHDLCVKDVKLVEKRRPQKTTQPTTASSLGGMGSVSSWND
- the LOC129245780 gene encoding jmjC domain-containing histone demethylation protein 1 isoform X2, which gives rise to MSETGSPGKTQKGGQQQRRQLRERKQRKLYLEEWTLGDDDLEGARGFSVSEKLESSKFAQTSMVREMRGSDLTVGFLQQYGFNIPLLFREKAGLGLRMPDANEFTVNDVRLCVGSRRILDVMDVNTQKNLQMTMKEWQQYYDNPQKDRLLNVISLEFSHTRLDNYVQCPEIVRQIDWVDVVWPKRLKDAQKEGTNVLGEMMYPKVQKYCLMSVKNCYTDFHIDFGGTSVWYHILKGSKVFWLIPPTEKNLQLYEKWVLSGKQADVFFGDTVEKCARVYLTAGNTFFIPTGWIHAVYTPTDTLVFGGNFLHSFGIVKQLKTAQVEDATKVPQKFRYPFFTEMLWYVLARYVYTLLGHSHLEGEPSVSEEEMAKRNHVHLTHYELFGLKEIVMYLYDLPPQKKNVPELVRDPVALIKDVRTLVERHCKDKPELAITGESVLKPPGQMHPTFQVYDRTIVKQEIKAEIARKNSEIIREQQQLDAANAANAAELSSSNNAVPNKGDINPKSNVISITNATDNGGVIVKECKKEPVENGTPQPATFVSPSDSLKYRPPKKMHLANAVAAAANQANNTVSVIASCSSYNTVTPGSSTATTTTSTVTTTVGSNQTHLQSHIPPHAHNANTVNTAEFSCLSPNESKLSPNVTGTGQPRRRRTRCKVCAACQRSDCGECSFCLDMVKFGGPGRAKQTCMMRQCLSPMLPVTAQCFVCHLDGWRQVPVSPQTKQLASLEGPSSLMECSVCYEIAHPDCALSLLDGTEDAADAKGIMNEDLPNSWECPSCCRSGKNNDYKPRHFRARQKSSEVRRTSVGGSNIVAVGHDHDSNQLPPPIGQYNDFVFTSESEMESCTANAVHWKHGGKRHHHHIEVKTERSYDTSSPGISPNATSDRIKRRKSDDGLSLCSSMQDSIDAGASMDCHVGAGNGGISGGNGTQMSRKKNSIRSQLAQQMLNSSTRVLKKPQYVVRPAGHLSSSGSGLTGSHISVANLALDPTLLKIIFRYLPQETLVTCCSVCKVWSNVSVDPDLWKTMNCAEHKLSASLLTAIVRRQPEHLILDWTQIAKRQLAWVIARLPALKHLSLQNCPIQAVLALHTCLCPPLQILDMSFVRGLNDAAIRDILSPPKDSRPGLADSKTRLRDLKTLKLAGTDITDVALRYITQALPNLVNLDLSSCQRVTDAGVAQIGTSPTAIAKLVELNLSSCRLVSEFSLEHLAKCEQLIWLDLRHVPLVPTQAVIKFAAESKHDLCVKDVKLVEKRRPQKTTQPTTASSLGGMGSVSSWND